The sequence GGACGAAGGCGGAAGGCGAGCGCGCGCCTACCACCGGCGCGCCGGCGCCTCTCGCGCGGTTTTTCGTGGACGCTCGGCGCCCCCGCCCCTACAGTGGCCGTCGGGCGGGTGATCCGCCAAAGGAGCCGCGTCATGAGCCAGCCGCCGGGATATGAGCCGCAAACGCCGATGCCGAAAAAGCAGACGCCGGGCATCGCCATCGCAAGCCTCATCTGCGGCATTCTCTCGTGGGTGTGCGTGGGGCTGCTGGCGGCGATCCCGGCGGTCATCACGGGACACCTGGCGCTGGGACGCATCAAGCGCTCCGCCGGCGCGCTCGGCGGCCGCGGATTGGCGATCGCCGGCCTCATTCTCGGCTACACCTCGATCGTGGTGATGACCGTGCTGCTCGTCCTCTTCTTCACCCTCGGGGTGCCGGCGATAAAGGAAGAATCCTCCAAGACCGTGTGCCTGGCCAACCTTAAGATGATCGGCACGGCATGCAACGTGTACGCGGCGGAGCACAACGGCCGCTATCCCGAGCGCCTGTCGGAACTCTACCCCGACCTGCCATTCCT comes from Planctomycetota bacterium and encodes:
- a CDS encoding DUF4190 domain-containing protein; the protein is MSQPPGYEPQTPMPKKQTPGIAIASLICGILSWVCVGLLAAIPAVITGHLALGRIKRSAGALGGRGLAIAGLILGYTSIVVMTVLLVLFFTLGVPAIKEESSKTVCLANLKMIGTACNVYAAEHNGRYPERLSELYPDLPFLDVFVCQATGDKILSPDEIDAKTSYEYYGAALNASTAAAPLGQAILACDKPGNHRGGKNILYADGHVESEGMGGGSGSHGMDWD